From Streptomyces durmitorensis, a single genomic window includes:
- a CDS encoding PA14 domain-containing protein codes for MRHRRLRRQLILLLTVALAFAGLTAVPAATAADEPPEVHGLKGEYYTQSAPGAFDFHELKATGFDQRIDFDNLDPRLTFATGKADDATVRWTGKVVPEKTGSHTFSMIGDNGFRLWVDGKLAIDHWVDDWDKEQTAQPVELTAGKAYDIKVEYFEHYGGSNLHLRWTEPGGTKEAVPQSAFRLPDGFEYDGATSATVLKDGRTLKLDFAQELAAPPNDLATHIEAVIGGAKWPISTVKADPKDPRALLVGLKEPVVGNKTGTAKGTADLRYDGKGGLTGDDGKAVSAFWSSGPNHSEHQLRTKWADKVGPDNALPEYPRPQLTRDAWRNLNGSWQFASAKAGEKPPVGKQLGEKILVPYPVESQLSGVERHEDRMWYRRTFTVPEGWKVGDGKRLKLNFGAVDWQSEVFVNGKKVAEHKGGYDKFSADITDALKPGKTQELIVGVYDPTDSKDGENPPVGKQRLDPSGIWYTPSSGIWQTVWMEPVAADHADSLKITPDVATKEVTVEPKGVRDGVPVKAVAYEGKKKVAEASGRTGTPLKLKIADPRLWSPDDPFLYDLKVTVGRDQVKSYFGMRTVAVEKVNGTPRTMLNGKPQFLMATLDQGFWPDGLHTAPTDEALAYDLKMHKEMGFNSVRKHIKVEPDRWFYWADKLGLMVWQDMPSMRSDRNPSTAARAQYESEMKQMIDEHANHPSIVMWVTFNEGWGQYDQGRIATQAKSWDPTRLVNGMSGLNLGADGGTGDIMDEHGYPSPALPPKPDGVRAQINGEYGGLGLAVPGHAWSVQQSYVDVDPATYTDDYLTKLDEVHKLACKGGNGAVYTQISDVEGELNGLLTYDRRVVKPDVKRLKAAHEALIGDASRPDPAGCSGS; via the coding sequence ATCCGTCACAGACGACTCCGCAGGCAGCTGATACTGCTGCTCACCGTCGCCCTCGCCTTCGCCGGACTCACCGCCGTGCCGGCCGCGACAGCCGCCGACGAACCCCCCGAGGTCCACGGCCTGAAGGGCGAGTACTACACGCAGTCCGCCCCCGGCGCCTTCGACTTCCACGAGCTCAAGGCCACCGGCTTCGACCAGCGCATCGACTTCGACAACCTCGACCCGCGCCTGACCTTCGCCACCGGGAAGGCCGACGACGCCACCGTCCGCTGGACCGGCAAGGTCGTTCCGGAGAAGACCGGATCCCACACCTTCTCCATGATCGGCGACAACGGCTTCCGGCTCTGGGTCGACGGCAAGCTCGCCATCGACCACTGGGTCGACGACTGGGACAAGGAACAGACCGCGCAACCCGTCGAGTTGACGGCCGGCAAGGCCTACGACATCAAGGTCGAGTACTTCGAGCACTACGGCGGCTCCAATCTCCACCTGCGCTGGACCGAGCCCGGCGGCACCAAGGAGGCCGTCCCGCAGTCGGCCTTCCGCCTCCCCGACGGCTTCGAGTACGACGGAGCCACCTCCGCCACCGTCCTCAAGGACGGCCGCACCCTGAAGCTCGACTTCGCACAGGAGCTGGCCGCGCCCCCGAACGATCTCGCCACCCACATCGAGGCGGTCATCGGCGGCGCCAAGTGGCCCATCAGCACGGTCAAGGCCGACCCGAAGGACCCGCGCGCGCTCCTGGTGGGCCTCAAGGAACCCGTCGTCGGCAACAAGACAGGCACGGCCAAGGGCACAGCCGACCTGCGCTACGACGGCAAGGGCGGCTTGACCGGCGACGACGGCAAGGCGGTGTCCGCGTTCTGGAGCAGCGGCCCCAACCACTCCGAGCACCAGCTGCGCACCAAGTGGGCCGACAAGGTGGGCCCGGACAACGCGCTCCCCGAGTACCCCCGCCCCCAGCTGACCCGTGACGCCTGGCGCAACCTCAACGGCTCCTGGCAGTTCGCCTCCGCCAAGGCCGGCGAGAAGCCCCCGGTCGGCAAGCAGCTCGGCGAGAAGATCCTCGTCCCCTACCCCGTGGAGTCCCAGCTCTCCGGAGTGGAGCGGCACGAGGACCGCATGTGGTACCGCAGGACCTTCACCGTCCCCGAGGGCTGGAAGGTCGGCGACGGCAAGCGCCTCAAGCTCAACTTCGGCGCGGTCGACTGGCAGTCCGAGGTGTTCGTGAACGGCAAGAAGGTCGCCGAACACAAGGGCGGCTACGACAAGTTCAGTGCCGACATCACGGACGCCCTGAAGCCGGGCAAGACCCAGGAGCTGATCGTCGGCGTCTACGACCCGACCGACTCCAAGGACGGCGAGAACCCGCCCGTCGGCAAGCAGCGCCTGGACCCCAGCGGCATCTGGTACACCCCGTCCTCCGGCATCTGGCAGACGGTGTGGATGGAGCCGGTGGCGGCCGACCACGCCGACTCGCTCAAGATCACACCCGACGTGGCCACCAAGGAGGTCACCGTCGAGCCGAAGGGCGTACGCGACGGAGTGCCGGTCAAGGCGGTCGCGTACGAAGGCAAGAAGAAGGTCGCCGAGGCGAGCGGACGCACGGGCACACCGCTCAAGCTGAAGATCGCCGATCCGCGCCTGTGGTCGCCGGACGATCCCTTCCTCTACGACCTGAAGGTGACCGTCGGCCGCGACCAGGTCAAGAGCTACTTCGGGATGCGCACGGTCGCGGTGGAGAAGGTGAACGGCACCCCGCGCACGATGCTCAACGGCAAGCCGCAGTTCCTGATGGCCACGCTCGACCAGGGCTTCTGGCCGGACGGCCTGCACACGGCGCCGACCGACGAGGCGCTCGCGTACGACCTCAAGATGCACAAGGAGATGGGCTTCAACTCCGTGCGCAAGCACATCAAGGTGGAGCCTGACCGCTGGTTCTACTGGGCGGACAAGCTGGGCCTGATGGTCTGGCAGGACATGCCCTCGATGCGCTCGGACCGCAACCCGAGCACCGCCGCTCGCGCTCAGTACGAGAGCGAGATGAAGCAGATGATCGACGAGCACGCGAACCACCCGTCGATCGTCATGTGGGTCACCTTCAACGAGGGCTGGGGCCAGTACGACCAGGGCCGCATCGCCACCCAGGCCAAGTCCTGGGACCCGACCCGCCTGGTCAACGGCATGTCGGGCCTCAACCTCGGTGCCGACGGCGGCACCGGCGACATCATGGACGAGCACGGCTACCCGAGCCCGGCACTGCCGCCCAAGCCGGACGGCGTACGGGCACAGATCAACGGGGAGTACGGCGGACTCGGACTCGCGGTACCCGGGCACGCCTGGTCCGTCCAGCAGAGTTACGTCGACGTGGACCCGGCGACGTACACGGACGACTACCTCACGAAGCTCGACGAGGTGCACAAGCTCGCCTGCAAGGGCGGCAACGGCGCCGTCTACACGCAGATCTCCGATGTGGAGGGCGAGTTGAACGGCCTGCTAACGTACGACCGCAGGGTCGTCAAGCCCGACGTGAAGCGGCTCAAGGCAGCACATGAAGCCCTGATCGGCGACGCGTCGCGGCCGGACCCGGCGGGGTGCTCCGGCTCCTGA